One genomic segment of Gopherus flavomarginatus isolate rGopFla2 chromosome 11, rGopFla2.mat.asm, whole genome shotgun sequence includes these proteins:
- the LOC127031042 gene encoding uncharacterized protein LOC127031042, which yields MEILHLALCCLWLLQRTAVAAGSIRVQCGETAILPCPTAAGRMHNYWAIGWYKVANKSHETGLIRRHENSTHVYSGTQREYLMDVQQSLVIPEVQPEDSGAYRCSLWARVGHFNQQADIVLQVSECSTLQSATLPRGTLLLGSEQGSSVNPNSTCCWGKPVPVLATVLGLLALNVGKGLLSLAFALVIVIILKGMRRKKVGESL from the exons CTCTTTGTTGCCTATGGCTTCTGCAAAGAACAGCTGTGGCAGCTGGGTCCATAAGAGTCCAATGTGGGGAAACAGCAATCCTACCGTGTCCCACTGCTGCTGGAAGGATGCACAACTACTGGGCCATTGGCTGGTACAAG GTAGCCAATAAGAGTCATGAAACGGGGCTGATTCGGAGACACGAGAACAGCACGCATGTATATTCAGGGACCCAGAGGGAATACCTGATGGATGTGCAGCAATCCCTGGTCATTCCTGAGGTCCAGCCGGAGGACTCTGGTGCGTACCGCTGTTCCCTGTGGGCCAGAGTTGGGCATTTCAATCAGCAGGCAGACATTGTCCTGCAGGTATCAG AGTGCTCAACGCTCCAGTCGGCCACATTACCCAGGGGGACTCTGCTGCTGGGTTCAGAGCAAGGGAGCAGCGTGAACCCTAATTCgacctgctgctgggggaaaCCGGTTCCTGTCCTTGCTACGGTCCTGGGGCTGTTGGCTCTCAACGTGGGGAAAGGGCTGCTCAGCCTTGCCTTTGCTCTG GTGATTGTCATAATTCTGAAAGGAATGAGAAGGAAAAAAGTAGGAGAAAGCCTTTAA